tggtaaaataTTGTGATGAGAACTTGTAAGAgagaaaatttatgtataaaaagtcattggttatgtacctgttATACACATGGAATataagatccactctcaaagtttgctattaatagatttttgggcatttgaagattttgacatattctTTGAAGCGAATACTACAtgtaattatttggaaattatatttattaacttaGTGGCATTATAGAATTCACAGtgatttagacatttctagtagtaaatgtcacaatagtatttAATATGgattcaaaataaaaagaatgacaataaaattatcaatttgttacaatttagaacaattgaaacacatgttaaagtaaactagaagtttactaatacaaatgtgtttaccacttggcgtgaccagttagaccatcctggatcgtatatgatgcgaaaattaattgagaattcatatagacatccattaaagaactagaagattctttaatttaaagaattctcatttgttgcttgttctcaataaaaATTGGTTCTTAGAAACttactagctaaagttgagatttaatgtcttgcatttctaaaatgaatatgggcccattcatccaccatgtggatggttttgatattatatgattttggtagatgcatctacaaaataatcacatgcatTATCAACTCGCAAACCTGTCGTTTGTGAGATTGcttatttaaatgattaatttcagattatgcaactaaaacaattcatcttgctaatgttggtgagtgtacatcccaagttttcaatgattattgcatgtcaattgggataaaagttgaacatcctgtagctcatgttcatacacaaaattATTTAGCTGAATtatttatcaaatgcctccaactaatagctaaatcattacttttgagaacaaaactttttatttcaacatgagattgtattgatttacatgttgtatgCATCaagctaataaattataaatacttcttattacaattgatttttggtcaagagccaaatatttctcatcttacaATTTTTTGAATGTGTGGTATATGTTCCaactgctccaccacaacgcacaaagatagGTCATTATAAGAGATTGAGAATCTATATTTATATAagtctccttataatatttttgagctattaatttgatatttagttaTGACAAGAGTTGTCAGCTTTCCCAACATTAAGGAGTTGTaattccccaaaatttatatttctgaTTCTGTTAGAACATGACACACAATTGagtatctgcttcaatggttaaatgTTCTTGGTGTGTGAGatgtcccaagttcaagccttagcttgggaaaaattttggtttttatttgaataagGCCTTGTCTTTGGTTATTAGGCTTATAAGTATTTGTTTACTAAAATATGcaagaatgggcctgctggtctggtggataggTGAAGTGTTGGTGTGAGGgaggtcttaagttcaagtcTGAACAGAGGCATTATTTTTGCTTCAAATTTCGCTTAAGAGTTTGTGTTTTACCAGAAGTCTGAGTAGTGGGGAGTTGGTAGAGAGAATTAAGGGGAATAGGTTGAGGGTTATCAGATTGTTGGCtgatatctttttattttttcttttcttgctcCTACCAAATTTTATCTTCCCTCTCCCTGCTGAAATTTCCCCATCTCCTTTCTTTCCAATTCTGCTCCTACTTTTACTAAATAGTGCCTTCTCCCTGCCTCTTGTGGTAATTCTTTGTGCAGTATCGATAAGTGAGATTTTGAGTATATTGTAAGATATGTTTTAAGGTTCTAATAGGGATTATATCGATTCATTGGCAGTGGCAAATTCTGAACGGAGGGACTCATCTTTCATGGAGTCTTAGTCGAATCTTTTGAGACGTTGGGGGTAAGATCTAATAGTTTGACAATTGAGTTAGTTTTTGATTCATTCTTGTTCGACTGTGAAATGATTTACCGAGTGAAATATTGGTCAATTTAGGTTCTAGAGTGCTCGGGAGGGATATCGTGGCGAATTTGAACCAAGTGTGTACTCCGATTGCATAGAAAACAGGATTCAGCGAAAGCTAAAAAGTTCTCTattgacgccacacgggcgtgtggtcgcccgtgtggtaggcctgtggcagtacacgggcgtgtgattgacGAACCAGGCCGTGCATGCACAACACGGGCGCGAGGGACATGGTCATGATGGCTGGCGAGGTCGTGTACGAGACACGGGCTAGGCcaattgggctgtgtgggcccacatgggagAACTAAATGGGAGTGTTGAATtctgggctaggccgtgtgatccacacaaccaaggctaatttgggccgtgtaagtcacacgggcatgtgggtccacatgggcaggccacatgggtgtgtgagcctatttttttgaattatactgtaaggttgcacaggtcgcccaagtcgactgtgacttGTCATAGGGTCGGTAAGGATATCTTAGACCCCTATTATTGTGATTTGATTATGTGATGTATGCACTAGCATGTTACACTTAGCATGTTTATCTATTCTATtctgaatataaatttatgattgTTAACCGGCATTATAGCATGCCatattgtatgatgcattgcatagaGGTGGGTTTGGTGAAGTGAAGGAAGTATCTGAAAGGCttcttaagcctgttatctggcagctaacCTGTATAATTATGACATGTGCCGCATTACAGtactttatggtgtgtagggttggatgggtcgattttatccccatatttggtgtgtagggatgggtgggtcaattttatcctcacatggtgtgttgggttgcacggagttggtgtgtagggttggtgggcatgttcTGTTATTTTGATACATATGCATGGTGTATCTGATTCTGTTATGAGTGGGTCGAGGCCCACACCGCATCTGTTAAGGGCTCAAGCCCGAATTATGATTGTATTCTGTAATCTGTCTATATGCATGCTAAACGGTGGGGATgtacactgagtttacgaaaactcaccctttctgttttatttgttcaggtaatccccattAGTAGGTGGATCGGTGCAACGGAGGACTCGGGGGTGACCACGACCACATACGTTTTGGTTTATGAACTTTCTACTTTAGCTTATTCTTTATTTGTTTGGGAATCGTGATGTAATTGTGGACTTGGacttttggttttttatttgggtttttgagCTGTGAACTTGGATTATAAACTCCATCATCAAATTATGGTTTTCCTTAAATATGCTAAgagtttttcaaaaatagaaaCGGTGTCTTAAAATGGTAACAATAAATGGGTTTTAGAAGCTTCCGCGATAAAGAAATATTTTCAAAATGATTCGACTATTTCATGTTTTTCAACTAAGTAAAAGATAACAACTGGAACGTTTTTATGAATAAATACGGTTTGTTTAAAAACACTCTCATGTAACATTGTCGGATTCAGacataacgtctaggttgggtttgaaatgttacatttggtggtattagagtcaagttacaaaactcggctgtggattgggttttaaatttggtttttaagaAATGATTTATAAAACAAcctaaaatatttttgataaatcgcggtacaccgagtctccgacacTGATCCTGTAAGTTTCTGAAACTCTCAAAAGTACTGTTTGAAAGCATGCTTAGAATATATTGAAATGCTACTTTGATTTGTTTGAAAATACCATGGTATGCTATgaaactactgtaggtagtagacTTTATTGAAACACTCTAGGTAGTGTAAATTAAAAATCGTAGTAAACCGCGACTTGCGATAACAGACTCTgaaatactttgataactttaactgcataaaatatttgttaatgaaTATCAAAACTGTAACTGATTtgcataaaacttttaatacagATTAATCTGAAATTACAATAAGCACACGTGGTACTCgtggacggggtactagaggccatGGTAGGGGCCGTAGAGGGGCTTGAGCTGAGCCTTTCGTATCTGATACGATTCTAAATCTGGACACTAGTGAGATGCCGGCGTCCCCTGTTACTAAGACTGGATCTGGGTCTAGGGGCCATGATCGTGCGGCTGGGGACTACGCACTGTCCAAAGCTATGTTACGAATTCTAGAGAAGGTCGTTGGGCTCAAGACTGGTTCTAGGGGTCGTGGGACGGTTACAGAATGACTTCGATCcaatggggctgaggaatttagaggcATCGCTGGAGTTGCTCTTAAAGTGACCgagtactggatggaggccacAGAGTGCATTATGGACGATCTGGATTTTTTTACTGAGCAGAAGCTCAAGGGGGTTGTTTCACTACTACGTGATGAagcataccagtggtggttgatggttaaggagggcactcagcccgacaGACTGACTTGGGATCTATTTAAAATAGCTTTCCAGAGTAAATATGTGGAGGCTAGTTATATCAATGCTAGGAGGCGTGAGTTCCTGAATCTTACCCAAGGTGATCGTTCGGTGGTTGAGTATGAGGTCAAGTTCTTGAGGTTGAGCCGTTATACGCGAGGCATGGTGGCGACAGAGTATGAGCGCTGTGTCTATTTTGAGGACAGCCTTAGAGATAACTTGAGGGTGTTGATAGCTCCGCAGAAGGAGCGTGAGTTTGTTGTATTGGTCGAGAAGGCCAAGATTGCTGAGGAAGTAAAGCGCGCTGAGCGCCAAACCCGAGACAGAGGGAAAGCTAAGAGGGATACAGAGCCTTCGAATTCTGGGATGAGGCCTAGAAAAAAGTCCAGGACTGATGGGCCCGTGAGAGTTGGGCCTACTGTTGCACTTTCTGGGGTGACGATCTGTCAGCACTGTAATAGACGTCatccgggcgagtgttggagggcTATTGGAGCTCTTTGAGGTGTGGGTCTACTGAGCACCATGTTAAGGACTGTCCATTGAGGACTAATCAGATGCAGTCTCCAGTTAATGTGACTGCACAGTTGCtgagggtagttcagcagccacctatGGGCCGTAGTCAGGCTCGGGGTGGTAATGGCATGGGCCGTGGACAAAGAACAtagggcagaggtgctggaccgACTAAGGCGATGCAGCCTGCACTAGTTTATACTGCACGTCGCCGTGAGGATCGAGATGCTCCAGATGTCATCAAGGGtacgtttttaatttttaatgtacctTACTTTGcattgatagacataggctctacacactCTTACATAACTAGTACAGTGTCTGAGACCTTGGGGTTGGCGTTTGAGAGCACTTCTAGTGGGATAATAGTGGTGAGTCCGTTGGGGTAGTCTATTGGAGTTAGTAAACTATTTAGAGACATTCTATTCGAGGTCTAAGGGACTGTATTTCTAGCTAATCTGATGGAACTTCCATTCGGGGAGTTCGATTTGATTTTAGGCATGAACTGGGTGGTTAAACATCAAGTGAGTCTGGACTGTGCTACGAAAAGGGTTGTTTTGAGGACCGATGAGGATATTGAGGTAGTCGTGATTGGGGAATGACGAGATTATCTGACTAATGTAATATCTGCATTGAGGGCAGAGAAGTTAGTAAGGAAGGGGTGTGAGGCATTCTTGGCTTACATCAGTGTTGCTAATTCTGTGGACTCTTCAGTTAAGGACATCTAAAATGTAAGGGactttccagatgtttttccagaggaacTACCGGGATTGCCTCAGAGTCGAGAGGTAAAATTTGGTATCAAGTTAATTTTGGGTACAGGTccagtgtctatcgccccttatcgaatggcaccgaaagagctaattaaacttaaggctcagattcaagagctgTTGGACCGTGGTTTTAATCGTCCCAGTGTCTCCATGGAGAGCACCCGTgctattcgtaaagaagaaggacaatataatgagaatgtgtattgactaccgtTGGTTGAACAAGTtgataattaagaataagtacccacttccaaGGATAGACGacttgttcgatcaattaaaaggGACTTCCGTGTTCTCTAAGATCGATTTGCGATCAGGATATCATCATTTGGGAGTAAAAGAGGCCGATGTGCGTAAAATagtatttaggactcgttatgggcattatgagttcctagttatgccctttggcttgacaaatgcactagcgacatttatggacttgatgaaccatgTGTTCTAGCCCTATCTGGATTAGTTCGTGGTGGTTTTCATCACGATGAGCATTTAAGAGTGGTTCTACAAATTGTTCGTGGGAAACAGTTGTTTGCGAAGCTCAGCAAGTCTAAGTTCTGGCTTCAAGAAGTGACATTTTTGGGTCATGTAGTTTCTGCTGGGGGAATTCGGTTGgatcctcgtaagattgaggcTATGTTGGATTGGAAACAACCGAAGAGTGTGTCTAAAATCTGCAGCTTTCTGGGGCTGGCAGGATATTATCGACGTTTCATTGAAGGGTTCTCTTTGATCACAGCTCCGATAACTAAGCTACTGCATAAGGGAgttccttttgtttggactgatgCACAGCAGGAGAGCTTTAAGAAGCTCAAGACTGTGTTAACTCAAGCACCTGTTCTGATTCAGCCTGAACTTGGTAAGGACTTCGTGGTTTACAATGTTGCGTCGCATGTGGGCCTGGGTTGTTTCCTGATGCAAGACGataaagttgttgcttatgcatCTTTTCAACTCAAGACTAAAGAGGCTAATTATCTGACACACaatttggagttggcagcagtaGTCTTTGCTCTTAAGATTTGATGGcactatctgtacggtgagaatgtaccatttacactgatcacaagagcctcaagtatctcctcacccagaaggagttaaaccttaggcagggTCGATGGGTTGAAcaacttaaggattatgactgcagtATTaggtatcatcctggtaaggccaatatggtggccgaTGTGTTAAGTCGTAGATCTATGACCAATTTGAGAGTGATGTTCGCTCGACTGAGTCTTTTTGACGATAGGAGTCTATTGGCAGAACTTCAGGTTAAATCGACATGGATTGATCAAATCAGAGATAAGCAGAAGGGGGATAAGTCTCTTGAGTTGAATTTCGTCAGATGGAGAGTG
This window of the Gossypium hirsutum isolate 1008001.06 chromosome A09, Gossypium_hirsutum_v2.1, whole genome shotgun sequence genome carries:
- the LOC107940694 gene encoding uncharacterized mitochondrial protein AtMg00860-like: MQPALVYTARRREDRDAPDVIKALSGLVRGGFHHDEHLRVVLQIVRGKQLFAKLSKSKFWLQEVTFLGHVVSAGGIRLDPRKIEAMLDWKQPKSVSKICSFLGLAGYYRRFIEGFSLITAPITKLLHKGVPFVWTDAQQESFKKLKTVLTQAPVLIQPELGKDFVVYNVASHVGLGCFLMQDDKVVAYASFQLKTKEANYLTHNLELAAVVFALKI